ACCCGAGGTGCAGCAAGCCCAGGCGGCGCTGTTCCAAGCCATGGAGGACCTGGTCGCCCGGGCCCGGGAGCACGGTGCGGTCCGGGCCGACGTCACCGGCACCGACGTGTTCCTGCTGATGTGCGCGCCGAACTACGTCAGCGGCTATGTCCCGGACGCGTCGCCGGATCTGTGGCGGCGCTATTTGGCGATCATCTTCGACGGGCTGCGGCCGGAGGGCGCCCACGCGCTGCCGCAGCCCGCTCCCACGTTGTGAATCAGAGGCCGGAGACAGGCCTCATGCCGCTCATACCGCTCACACTGCTCACACCGCTCATACTGCCACCGGGGCCTTGATCGCCGGGTGCGGGTCGTATCCGAGCACTGCGAAGTCCTCGTAGGTGTAGTCGAACAGCGAGTCCGCCGGCTTCAGCTCCAGCGTCGGGAACGGCCGCGCCTCGCGGGTGAGCAGCAGCCGGGCCTGCTCGACGTGGTTGTCGTAGACGTGGATGTCGCCGCCGGTCCACACCAGGTCGCCGACCTTCAGGCCGGTCTGCGCCGCGATCATGTGCGTCAGCAGCGCGTAGGAGGCGATGTTGAACGGCACACCCAGGAACATGTCCGCGCTTCGCTGGTAGAGCTGGCAGGACAGTTCGCCGTCGGCCACGTAGAACTGGAAGAAGGCGTGGCACGGCGGCAGCGCCATGTTCTCCAGTTCCGCGACGTTCCAGGCGGACACGATGATCCGGCGCGAGTCCGGGTTGGCGCGCAGGAGGCGCAGCACCTCGGCGATCTGGTCGATGTGCCGGCCGTCGGGCGTGGGCCAGGAGCGCCACTGCACGCCGTACACCGGGCCGAGGTCCCCGTCCTCGGCGGCCCACTCGTCC
The Catenulispora sp. GP43 genome window above contains:
- a CDS encoding thymidylate synthase; translation: MPDTQYEDLLHRVLTSGTAKADRTGVGTRSLFGHQLRYRLQDGFPLITTKKVHFKSVAYELLWFLRGEGNVRWLQEHGVSIWDEWAAEDGDLGPVYGVQWRSWPTPDGRHIDQIAEVLRLLRANPDSRRIIVSAWNVAELENMALPPCHAFFQFYVADGELSCQLYQRSADMFLGVPFNIASYALLTHMIAAQTGLKVGDLVWTGGDIHVYDNHVEQARLLLTREARPFPTLELKPADSLFDYTYEDFAVLGYDPHPAIKAPVAV